In Phytoactinopolyspora mesophila, the following are encoded in one genomic region:
- the tkt gene encoding transketolase, protein MNTTPAQNSDLQWSELDDRAVDTVRLLAMDAVEKTGNGHPGTAMSLAPVAYTLYQRVLRHDPSDPAWLGRDRFVLSAGHSSLTQYIQLYLAGYNVTLDDLKSFRTWGSNTPGHPEYGHTDGVEVTTGPLGSGFGTAVGMAFAARRVRGLLDPDAAPGESVFDHHVYVIASDGDLQEGVSSEASSVAGTQELGNLIVLWDDNKISIEDDTNIAFTEDTVARYEAYGWHTQVVDFTAGAEYQENPKAIFEALQEARAVTDRPSFIAVRTTIGWPAPNKKNTGAIHGSALGADEVAATKRVLGADPEKQFDVAPEVVAHTQQALERGKRLRAEWEERFRGWRAANPQRAELLDRLSKRELPAGWADALPEFEPSEKGLATRAASGKVINAVAPVLPELWGGSADLAGSNNTTITSEPSFLPEKRSSAMFPGTPYGRTLHFGVREFAAGLIANGIALNGLTRPYAATFLVFSDYQRAAVRLAALQQIPTTFVWTHDSIGLGEDGPTHQPVEHLSTLRAIPGFDVVRPADANETAVAWRTILERNHRPAGIALTRQGIPVFDRSRYGSAEGVARGAYVFAEADGGEPAVLLMASGSELQLAVEAREQLQAEGIAARVVSFPSHEWFDEQSDEYKESVLPSAVRARVSVEAGIAMSWHRFLGDAGRAVSLEHFGASADYKVLYREFGITPEAVVAAAKDSLAAAE, encoded by the coding sequence GTGAACACGACACCTGCCCAGAACAGCGACCTCCAGTGGTCCGAACTCGACGACCGCGCGGTCGACACGGTCAGGCTCCTGGCGATGGACGCGGTGGAGAAGACCGGCAACGGGCATCCGGGAACCGCGATGAGCCTTGCGCCCGTCGCCTACACGCTCTACCAGCGTGTGCTCCGCCACGACCCGTCCGATCCGGCCTGGCTCGGACGGGACCGATTCGTTCTCTCCGCCGGGCACAGCAGCCTCACTCAGTACATCCAGCTCTACCTCGCGGGTTACAACGTGACCCTGGACGACCTCAAGTCGTTCCGGACGTGGGGCTCCAACACCCCCGGTCACCCTGAGTACGGCCACACGGATGGGGTCGAGGTCACCACCGGCCCCCTCGGCTCCGGCTTCGGCACCGCCGTCGGCATGGCCTTCGCCGCCCGCCGCGTGCGTGGATTGCTTGATCCTGACGCCGCACCCGGCGAGAGCGTCTTCGATCACCATGTGTACGTCATCGCCTCCGACGGCGACCTCCAGGAGGGGGTCTCCAGTGAGGCCAGTTCCGTCGCGGGCACCCAGGAGCTCGGCAATTTGATCGTCCTCTGGGACGACAACAAGATCTCGATCGAAGACGACACCAACATCGCCTTCACCGAAGACACCGTCGCGCGCTACGAGGCCTACGGCTGGCACACCCAGGTGGTGGACTTCACCGCCGGAGCGGAGTACCAGGAAAACCCGAAAGCGATCTTCGAGGCGCTGCAGGAGGCCAGGGCGGTCACCGACCGGCCGTCGTTCATCGCCGTACGCACCACCATCGGCTGGCCCGCGCCGAACAAGAAGAACACCGGCGCGATCCACGGCTCCGCGCTAGGCGCCGACGAGGTCGCCGCCACCAAACGCGTCCTGGGAGCCGACCCGGAGAAGCAGTTCGACGTGGCCCCCGAGGTCGTGGCTCACACCCAGCAGGCACTCGAGCGTGGCAAGCGGCTGCGCGCGGAGTGGGAGGAGCGCTTCCGCGGCTGGCGGGCAGCCAATCCGCAGCGAGCCGAGCTGCTGGACCGGCTGAGCAAGCGCGAACTCCCCGCCGGCTGGGCCGACGCCCTGCCCGAGTTCGAGCCTTCAGAGAAAGGACTGGCCACCCGGGCGGCGTCGGGCAAGGTCATCAATGCCGTGGCGCCGGTGCTGCCGGAGCTGTGGGGTGGCTCGGCGGATCTCGCCGGGTCGAACAACACCACCATCACCAGCGAGCCGAGTTTCCTGCCGGAGAAGCGTTCCAGCGCGATGTTCCCCGGAACCCCGTACGGGCGCACCCTGCACTTCGGAGTTCGCGAGTTCGCCGCGGGGCTGATCGCGAACGGCATCGCGCTCAACGGGCTCACCCGCCCCTATGCCGCGACATTCCTCGTGTTCAGCGACTACCAGCGGGCCGCGGTCCGGCTCGCCGCGTTGCAGCAGATCCCCACCACGTTCGTGTGGACACATGACTCCATCGGACTCGGCGAGGACGGTCCCACCCATCAGCCCGTCGAGCATCTCTCGACCCTGCGAGCCATTCCGGGCTTCGACGTGGTCCGGCCGGCTGACGCCAACGAGACCGCAGTCGCCTGGCGGACCATCCTGGAACGCAACCATCGCCCGGCGGGTATCGCGTTGACCCGGCAGGGCATCCCGGTGTTCGACCGTTCGCGGTACGGCTCGGCAGAAGGGGTCGCGCGCGGGGCCTACGTCTTCGCCGAGGCCGACGGCGGCGAGCCCGCGGTTCTGCTGATGGCCAGCGGCTCTGAACTGCAACTGGCCGTCGAAGCTCGCGAGCAACTCCAGGCCGAGGGCATCGCGGCCCGGGTCGTCTCGTTCCCGTCACACGAGTGGTTCGACGAGCAGAGCGACGAGTACAAGGAGTCGGTGCTG